The Cheilinus undulatus linkage group 17, ASM1832078v1, whole genome shotgun sequence genomic sequence TTGTGCTTCATGAAGCTTAGCCGACCCTTCACATTAAATTAATGAGGAGGAATTCCTCTACATCCACTATGTGCACTAACAACTGTCTGTATATGAATGTTTTCAGccctttttacatttattctgACCAAAATCTGATGGGATCATTGCTCTTGTCTTGAGGAGTGTTTCACTTCTCTTCAAGATATAGTTTTcttttgactaaaatgtttatgGACGTAAGACTTGCTTTAGAAACCCAATGAGCTTTGAACACAGTTCCCAGTATTTCAACTGAATTTGCATCAAGCTGAGCCATGAAAAGTATGCCAGTGTGCTTTCTAAACCAGAGATTCCCAGAGTGTTGCCCATAAGCAGGCATagaaactttaaataaagtcaATGCACAATTCTTGAGCCACATGAGCCGgctaaagtgctttacagagaaAGGCAAgatacaaataaacatatttacacaTAGAACACAGCACGATAAAAGAGACTGTGCTAATTTTCAGGCTTCATTTTTCTTATGATTGCGGGCTGCCCTATGAAAGTCCCCACCTTAACTCAACTTTACCGACCTGACTATTTAAATCAGCTCTTGAAAAGATTTGatgagtttttaaatgtgttatttttattttttactaggGAAGATCCACCTAACaggctggcaaaaatgggagccATGCCCACGCCATTCAGAGCCCCGGACAGAGCAGCAGAAGACACGCCCCCTTTACAGGCAGAGAGGGAGGATCCGCGATCAGAAACGCCACCAGGTAAACACGCATCTCCCTCTGAATATTAAAAGCCTTTATCATTAAACAGTGCTGTGCAGATTAACAAGACTGTCTTatttctgtttcagctgtcccaCCACATAATGTCGCCCCAAAGGTTCACGCTCCTCCAAAGGTGCCGCTGAAGCCGAGCATAGAGGACCTGGAAGTTTATGGGTCAGTATGTCGaataaacaggttttttttaatcagctctCTCTGTTAGCTCAGTTAGAGCTgatctttccttttttgtatAGCAACGTAATATGAATTTTGTTTCTATCATCCAGGCCAAACACGGTGATGGTTCAGTTCCAAAAAGGAGACAGCGTGGGTCTGAGACTGGCAGGAGGAAATGATGTCGGTATTTTCATCGCTGGTGTTCAGGAGGATAGTGCAGCAGAGCAAGAAGGCCTTCGCACAGGAGATCAGATCATGAAAGTGAGACTTCTTTTATTATGCATGCAGATTAAATATTcagtaaaaaacagatttctgttaGCTTAATGAATCCTTACTTTACTCTAACAGGTTGTGGTAGCAGTGACTGAATTAACATAAGTGAAAATgtagacttaaaaaaacaagtgttctgcagaggtaaaataaaaatgttggagaaacaaaatctgcaaaacaaaaatgcaatcTAAACTAGGGATTAGATGCTGCTACCACACAAACATTGTTGATTTGTCAAGCCTGACAGATTATTGTTGCGCTGTCTGAGGGTTCATCAGTTCATGATGGGCTTAATGAGAAGTAATCAGCCCTTTATTTACTCCACAGCCTGACAGAAGTGCTGTGTCCTTCCCAATCCTTTGTTTACAAATGTCAAAGTCATGTTtacttttgcattttctttaaaattatctttttaatagcgtcttgtctgttttgttttattaaggTGAACAATGTAGACTTTCGAGGAATGGTGCGGGAAGATGCTGTCCTCTACCTGCTTGAGGTTCCTAAAGGAGAAGATGTTACCATTCTCGCCCAGAGCAAACCAGAAGGTATTTTTAGTTAatagtttagttttgatttgcCCTTGTGATGCAAATGTCAACCTAGAATTActgaaggctttttttttccctttgttttttttagtgtacaaggacattttagcatctggCAGAGGTGACTCTTTCTACATAAGGACTCACTTTGAATATGAGAAGGAGGCTCCTCAGAGTCTTCCCTTCAGCAGAGGAGAAATCTTCAAAGTGACAGACACTCTTTATGATGGTAAACTCGGCAACTGGCTGGCAATCCGCTCTGACAAAGACAACCAGCTGCTGGAGAAAGGAATTATCCCCAACAAGAGCAGGTGTGTGCCGGAGGGCTGGGTCTGTTTCTAATAGGTGTAGTATTTTAGCCAGAGCAATGCCAGGTCAGCTCTACAGTCCAAAATTGAAAGGCTTCACACTTACATGGAGTTATTACTAACATCGAAAATTGAGATTTACTTAGCAAATgtgtaaagtgtttttttatttcattttacagggcAGAGCAAATGGCTAACGTGCAGAATGCTGCTCGGGCTGCATCAGGTAATGACAGAGGAGACTTCTGGAGGCTAAGAGGTCAAAGGGCAGCGAAAAAGAAAGACTTACGTAAGAGCCGAGAGGATCTGAGTGCAGCGCCTGTTACAACACGATTCCCCGCTTATGAGAGAGTGGTGTTACGAGAAGGTACCCAAAAAATAACCCTTGACCTATTTCTTTTACACGTTTCAAGTTTGAATTTTCCTATTAAGTGTACTTGTGGATTAATTTATGCTGTTTCATGTTTCTTTCAGCTGGTTTCAGGAGGCCTGTGGTGATTTTTGGGCCCATTTCTGATGCTGTGAATGACAAATTGGCCAATGACCTTCCTAACGAGTTTGTCGTTGCCAGTAAGAGCTTCCATTATCTTACTATTGAAGTTGTCATACATTTGTCTGTCCCCTACCAATCAATGACATATTCCTGCATATTTAGCTCATTCTAGACTGATTATGATCTCCTTTCTCTTTTAGAAACGGAGCCCAAAGATGCAGGAAGTGAGAAATCTTCCGGGGTTGTGCGACTCAACACCATTAGACAAATCATTGAACAggtgtgatacaaaaaaatgcagctttattAATCTTTCTTAAACGATCAAATGCTCATCCAATTTGTCTTCTTCCTTAGGACCGCCACGCTCTCCTGGATGTGACCCCCAAAGCTGTAGACACTCTGAACTACACACAGTGGTATCCTATCGTCGTCTTCCTGAACCCGGACAGCAAGCAGGGCGTTAAGACCATGAGGAACCGCCTCATGCCTGGATCCAGCAGAAGTGCACGCAAACTGTACGAGCAGGCCGTTAAGCTGAGGAAAACCTGCTCACATCTTTTCACTGGTaggtttgattttaaaactgtaagaGGTGTATGAAAGTCCACAGCCTGTTTAGATTCAGTTGAAACGATCAAAGTGTgcaataatgtttttaattaggAAATGCCTTTTGAGGACATATTAGTTTAAAAGTAAGGAATGCCAATTACTTAACGTACTCACtgtgttaacccttttttttgtatgttttgtgcTCTTAAGCAACGATTGATCTGAACTCAGCCAATGACGCGTGGTATGGCAGTGTGAAAGACTCGATCCGGGAGCAGCAGGACAGAGCTGTGTGGGTTTGTGAGGGCAAGGTGAGTTGAACtgaatgtgatttatttttctcctaTATCTCATCACGTGAGCCACAtttgttttgtgtgtattaaaaacacattttatttatttttttttttttttcactctgtctCCTCAGCTGGACGGTTCAGAAGAGGACCTGGATCTCCATGACGACCGCATGTCCTACCTGTCAGCGATGAGTGCAGACTACCTGAGCATGGACAGTCGTCTAACCAGCGACTATGAAGACACAGCAGATGAAGGCGGGGCTTATACCGACAATGAGCTGGACGAGACATTGGACGAGCCACAGCCGATATCAGCGATCAGTCGATCATCAGAGCCCGTTATGCCAGACGAGGTAAGAATAGCTGCTCatattaaaatatgtaactgtggtttttctgcagcatttgGACCAAACAAATATTTGAGATCATGTTTCATCTTATGGGCAGTGCTTCTCGTCCTCCTCCTGATCAGCCAGGTTAACATCTGAATTATGTTGAGACAATCATAAATGTTAATCTAATCTCTGCCGTGCTCTCTTGCTGTCCTACAATACCAAATGCAGTGTGAATTGACAGAAGGGAATATGTAAAGTCCCACCATCACAGTGTCAGTATGAGTGCCTCAAGTTGTAAACTGAAGCTGTGCTGTCAACTGCAGAGCTTTTTTGAACCATAAAAACATCTATTTTAAGTGTAATACCAGTATTATTAGATGTAAAATTTCTATTAGCCGTACTTATCAGCAGTTACCATAATGATACCGTAATGATGAGGGATTTAGACCTGATCCTTTTCCCTTAATCGTCTCTGTCTATACTTTGAAGTGTGTTTAGTGCTGAACTTCAGGTTATTCGTTTCTGAGGGCCATTCCTGCATTTCAATTACAGCACACAGTTTGATTCATTTCACTAACCCTCATTTTCAGAATTTGTTTCTTTGCATAATCAGACCTTGACctcctgtgtttgtgttcatgtagAAGCCTCACCCTGAACCCCGGGCTCGTGTCAGGTCAGGTAGCAGAGAGATGCTCAACAGAGAGCCCAGCCCTCCCCCCTCTTTTGTCCCTGAACCCCCTAAGGTGAGATCATCCCCCTTTTTACCTTCCATAAACTATTCATAACATCACTCAGCACATTTACACGCACATTTAAGCCAAactgtgtttattttacttaacaAGCAGCCAACCAGTACGCCCTACGCTTCACTCTTGGTACAAATGCGATTCATGTTATCCCTCCAGCTTGTGGTGAACACAACTACTGCTATACTTTGCTTTTATGGTATAAGATCTCTTTGTCAAAGCCCAGCATGGAGGCTTTGGAGAATGCACTGAACGCCTAGTCCAAATTTGGGTCTGGATGAATAAATCGATCTGCAGCTGCATTATCTTTGTATATTATTCTGACTTTAAGAATTGAATTTGATTTTAGTCAGATTTACAGGTTTACATGCGTTTTCAAAGTTCCATTTGAAATAACAATAACTTAACCTTCTTAATTGCCGATAAACATACTGACTATCTAGCCTTTCCTCAGATGAAACGGCTAAATCAAAGAGTAAAATTGTCCACACATTCACTGATCCTCTCTACAGGTGCGTGCTCAGACCCGAACAGAGTCATCGAGGAGCTACGACTCCCATTCCAGCAGCACCATCAGCAGTGATGCTGCAGGTGGGAACAAACCAGCTCCCCCGCCTGTAGCTCTGAAGCCCAGCATCACCCGCCTGAACCACCCGTCAGAGGAGCAGAGCCCagaagtggaggaggaggaccCTGCAAACAAATCCTTCCTGGGCAAGGTTGGCttcatatttttcactttaacaccCAACAGAGCAACTCCTGTTCTGATCTTTTGCATCATTTCCTCTTTGAGAAATATTCTCACTGTTTCCCTCTTTTGCTCTTTCTGCCTCTAATAAAAAAGAGAATGGGTGACCAGGTAACTGAATGTGTAAACATTTGTCTTGAATGTTTGTATCCCTGCTCTTAAATCCACCATTACCCATCACAGATCAACAGTGTTTACTGCCAACTTCATTTCATTAACACATTAAACCATGAGTCACTTTTTTATGAATCATTCCATCATGTGGATGCAACCCTTTCCTTATTAAATCATTAAGAGTAAAATGCTGTTTGACATGGGCTTGATTTCTCCTAGATCAAAGCTTTTGAGAAGATGGACCACTTGGCCCGAGCTCAGAGGATGCTGGAGCTGCAGGAGGCAGAAAATGCTCGAGTAAGTGCTGATTATTTTACCATTCGAGCCCAAAGTAAGGCCATATGGCTTGTGCAGTGCAGAAAACGCACAGTTAACTGAAATGTATGAAGGGCTCTGACAGGTTCAGTGGACACAGTGCTTTCTTTTTAAGaagtgaaaagacaaaaaatcagcgtaactgctttttttttcccttcattttgTGAGATCACTTtgcctaatgctgcaaattttcACAATGAAGAGAAAACTAAACCCACTAGAATCACCATGCAAGGTTTTGGAATGTGATGCTTTTTGCTAGTttccaaaaagcacaaaaaataatgaactgAGTATGAAGAGACCTTAACAGCTGGAGTCCTTACCCAGGTCCAGCTGTTGAATGGCAATTAAAACTGTTTAATGGCTTTAACTAACAGGTTGAACTGGTGAAGACAGTGTGCATGAAACATGTAATAagcttttcttctctttgtgcATCCATGGATTGCTTCTACATGGGGATAGTTATACTATTTTTTAGTCCTTTGCCTGTCACACCTCATAGGccagctttgtttttgttgtttttggtgaGGGTCACCTCTGCTATTTTTATTGACACTTGTGACTGAAAGCACAAAAAGTTGTTGACAGCTACAAGCACTGTCATAAATATGAATACAATCCCCTGACCTGGTTgcatttttcatggttttgatgTCCCGTTTGatgttttcactgtgaaagATTTCTCCTAAATTAAATGTGTTCAGTATTGTAAATTTGATGAGTATCATGTCTCTAGATTGTTGCACATTTCAGCCCCTTGGTGTTTGAGTTCGGATGTCTTGTAGTGTTTAATTCAAACTTTGTGACATATCGGGGTCTCCTCTCTTCCCTCAACAGCTGGAAATTGCCCAGAAGCATCCGGACATCTACGCTGTCCCAATAAAACTGCCAAAACCCAACCTCAACCGTCCACAACCAATAGggtaaagacataaaaatgatttttttaaatttcaaaggttattacttatttttgttaaataaattctGTTGAATCATTGTTGTCTGCCTCTGTGTGATCAGTTCGAGCTCCAACCCCGACCAGCAGACTCCCTTCAGGCCACATTACTCAGAGAGCAAAGGACATGAGGAGGACGAGGCCGAGTACCGCCGACAGCTGGCCGAGCAGACCAAGAGGGGATACTACAACCCTCAGAAGTACAAAGACACCGAGCTGTAGGCAGGGAGACCAGGAAGTGACATCATCTGAGATCAGACTCCTCACTCCATCActaaaaaaagacagtttgtTCCTGCGGTAACAGATCCTGCAGCTGTATCTTCATGTAAACACAAAGAACTCTTTTTGTAGTCAAAGATTGCAGCTCTGGCTCACTGCTGTACATGTTCTCCACACAAGTTTGTACAAAATCCTTCTTTTTTCCAGGCCATAGACATGATTCTCCTTAATCCACCATGACTCTTCACAAACCTGATATTTCACAGTATATATTCTTTTATTGTGAGTCTGAAGAGGTTTTTGTTACATGTGAGGTTTTATTTTCCCCAAATTCATGAAATCAAGCAACAGTTTTTGTCTCTCATGCTTTACCATGACTTCTAAGTCGCACAGCTAAGCAGAACTTTGAACCTTGATTTAAATAAAGGAGAGAAGGCTGTAAAAGTCAAGTTTGTTGGgaagaagaaaatgtttgaaaaacactTCATTGAATAAAAACTAGGGATGTCAAGATGTATTGCATTAATCGCAATTAACTGATTCACAGTTAGtgcattaatgttttttttcacatcctTTACTGTCCCAGCAGcaaagtcagaagtcatctacACCTTTTGTTATCAAACACCATACCTTTTaactgttcacttatttcctttataATCCATATCAAGTTTATTTTCCATGATGAACTTTGTTATAATCGCCAATCTACCTTGAATGGTAGATTGGCGATTTTTAGTCTCTTTCTGATTTGCAAGAGATTCAATATTCCTTACTAGATTAGTAGAAAAAAGCACAGAATCTGAAACATCTAGTGGTAGACCTTAGACCTTAGTAAACCTTAATAAAACTTTAGGGGTCAAATTGAGCATGAAAATGTGTCCAACCAATAGGGATGGAGCATAGTTGTTGTATTTCTGAGTGGCCACTACTTCATAAGAATTCAAAGTTTTACATCatcttaaaaaatgtacttttccaTTATTGTAGCTAGGTCCTGGTCAGAAAATAACCAGGTCAaaacagcatcatttgaggataaataggcagtagctacagatgtggtttagtTGAAacaactgcctgcagagcttgCTTAAtgtagtttactccttggtGGTGGTGCACACAACCtgatatgttttgttgctctgattgacccataATGAAAGTGGCAGACCGACATTGCATCCAGCCGCCCTCCTAGATTGTTTTTAAGGTTCTATCCTTCCCAAACACCTTCTATGGGCTGATGGAAACATTTCTCAAACAAAAAGATGTTTAGCTTTGTTACTGGGATGTTATGGTAAAGCTGAATCCTGTGCTGTAGTTGCAGGATAGACTGTAATCAGTTTCTTGGCTTTTTTGTGTCACCTGCCACTGGCTCGCTGTTCACTTGTTTAAGGTATCTGAAAAGCTACAAACATTCAGACTATAACGCAGGTTTTACAAAGTCTTCATCTTCTTCAGACTTCCACCAGGTCTTCTCTGATTAATTTTGCACCTCTTTGTTACTTATCAgtgatttttatttacatcaacTAATGAAATATGTGTGTATTTTGGAAAAGTGGCATATTGACAAGTGCCTTGTATTTCTTGCGTTAGCTCAAATTGATAAACAATTGTACTATAGTAGCCACAGACACGGGACAAATGAGTATGCCTGATGTTTTAGTGGATTAAGGAGCAAACAAAAGATAGAGAGGTCATTTTTTAGACTTGGTGTCATTATTTGATTCAGTGCACTTCCATAGATCTGTGAGGTTGTGCAGGTGCCTGTAAAGATTTTCTCACAGCTGGACACAAAGAccaggataaaaatgtgacagatttTACTGCTCTTCAAGGATGAGTAGAAGATTGCTAGAAACATCAGATATTTTCTGGatcagtttcttctttttagCTTCCAACCAGAGACAATCACAttgttattgtgtgtttttatattgaATTAAAAACTGTCAAGTCTTTGTACATGGGAGCGTCTGGAATGTGGTGAAGACAATCATGTTTGATcaatttctttttaatgtttgttagtttgtgatttttctttttttttagcttgtgATCTTAGTGTTTCAGAAgatattcaaataaataaataaatacagctcTTTTTTTACAAGCTGTTGTCTGTGCATGTCAGATTCCTTTGTTTGTGGAAGTTTTACTTCCTGAAAAAGGTGCTGTAGGCTGGCCAAACACTAGATGATTCTTTAATTTTATACGATTTTGAAATTGTAGGACAACAAAGACATCAAGACAgtttcaaactatttttcaaCCTATAACATTCTGACTGCACACACCATACATCTCAGGCAGACCAATCCATGAGACCACAAACCTGCTGTCTGTTGAAACAATCTCACAGAAACCTGAGATCAAACATGActccagaagaaaaaaaacatggaggatgatCAGCAGCTGGCATATGTTACAGCTGcagcaaaaaatattttaaaaagtgaggaaaagAATGAGGGTTATACCTCGGCTGAGGTTAATGTTTTAGACATTCCCACATCAAATCATAATTCCTAACCCTCAGATGGTGTTAAATAACATCTTACACTCAGGATGTTCATgaccaaaaatggcagaaacaatataaataatacacatcaacatttttcctaacttctttgcatttattttttgttcaagGTCAGACTTGATCATTAATATCAAGTATTGATTAATTTTTGGATTGAACCCTTTAAAGgcctgtttaatttaaaaaaaaaaaacaaaaaacaaaactgatgtttaatgtaaaatacacaaaagataaaatatttttcatacacTTTATGCAAATTAGATTTCCTTGCAGGAGATCAAAACAGCCTTGAATTTGCTGTATATGAGcaacaacttttatttttatgtatttctaaTTTTTGAAATTGTAAGATTTTAATAGATTTTTACACTAAGGGTGTAAGTGGCTAACATGTATGAAGAGCATTTTATTCATGTATAATTGTAtaatttttgggaatttaacCCACTTtaagtgtggaaaaaaatagatttttgtaatgtgaaaagaacaagaaaaagaaatatttttttgataTACTACATGCAAACTATATTTTCTAgaaggggattatcacagcTTTGTATATGTTCATAATGAGaaacaactttgttttttatgttttttttattttaagagttaaattaatttttataatATAGAAAACCAGGAAAAAACATCCAATTGCTCCCCGTGCCAAATATGGGTAAATGGCTGACATTGATTGTGAGAAGTGGGACAAACTGCAAATTTGAAGCAATGACTCCAGAAAGGAATTTGCTAATGATTTGATTTGCTAATGTAGACACAGCACATTCTTGTACACTTTAACTGACATGATTTCGTGTTTTCTGCAAGTAAATGAAAAGCTTAGCTTCATCCATGTCCGTTCATCCTCACCAGAGtgaaatctgaaataaaagatGATCTTTTGGCTT encodes the following:
- the tjp2a gene encoding tight junction protein ZO-2a isoform X2; the protein is MMNPVMEETVWEQYTVTLQRDPKMGFGIAVSGGRDNPNDESGETSIVVSDVLQGGPADGLLFENDRVIQVNAIPMEGVIHSFAVSTLRKCGKVAKITVKRPRKVPVNLLNRPPSPDDRVFNTDYNDDYNYDQDRRSVYSGRSGGGRDHSMERERGGGGYMDSGYQTRERDYDRDYDRRERGRSMERDLSPDRQYRRDGSRGRMLDKERSPDRRYKSDHMLDRDYSPDRRYRDHSPDRRYRSERALDREYSPDRRYRSERTLDRTNSPDLRRRRDSHSPARGHGRDSSFERGRERAPSDPRKYEEPLRRSGSRDRLDRTPSPAAMPIPLPRPARDLEPLEKPLSVLLLKNRPNEEYGLRLGSQLFIKEMTSTGLASRDGNLQEGDIILKINGTVTENLSLSDAGKLIEKSRGKLQLVVQRDKRQVLIRVPPMVDSDSELDDISEIESYRSYSPQDDRRGHHSDLSSHSSNERLRDKPREDPPNRLAKMGAMPTPFRAPDRAAEDTPPLQAEREDPRSETPPAVPPHNVAPKVHAPPKVPLKPSIEDLEVYGPNTVMVQFQKGDSVGLRLAGGNDVGIFIAGVQEDSAAEQEGLRTGDQIMKVNNVDFRGMVREDAVLYLLEVPKGEDVTILAQSKPEVYKDILASGRGDSFYIRTHFEYEKEAPQSLPFSRGEIFKVTDTLYDGKLGNWLAIRSDKDNQLLEKGIIPNKSRAEQMANVQNAARAASGNDRGDFWRLRGQRAAKKKDLRKSREDLSAAPVTTRFPAYERVVLREAGFRRPVVIFGPISDAVNDKLANDLPNEFVVAKTEPKDAGSEKSSGVVRLNTIRQIIEQDRHALLDVTPKAVDTLNYTQWYPIVVFLNPDSKQGVKTMRNRLMPGSSRSARKLYEQAVKLRKTCSHLFTATIDLNSANDAWYGSVKDSIREQQDRAVWVCEGKLDGSEEDLDLHDDRMSYLSAMSADYLSMDSRLTSDYEDTADEGGAYTDNELDETLDEPQPISAISRSSEPVMPDEKPHPEPRARVRSGSREMLNREPSPPPSFVPEPPKVRAQTRTESSRSYDSHSSSTISSDAAGGNKPAPPPVALKPSITRLNHPSEEQSPEVEEEDPANKSFLGKIKAFEKMDHLARAQRMLELQEAENARLEIAQKHPDIYAVPIKLPKPNLNRPQPIGSSSNPDQQTPFRPHYSESKGHEEDEAEYRRQLAEQTKRGYYNPQKYKDTEL
- the tjp2a gene encoding tight junction protein ZO-2a isoform X1, whose product is MPVNGGALLSLSRYATQYFSNPVMEETVWEQYTVTLQRDPKMGFGIAVSGGRDNPNDESGETSIVVSDVLQGGPADGLLFENDRVIQVNAIPMEGVIHSFAVSTLRKCGKVAKITVKRPRKVPVNLLNRPPSPDDRVFNTDYNDDYNYDQDRRSVYSGRSGGGRDHSMERERGGGGYMDSGYQTRERDYDRDYDRRERGRSMERDLSPDRQYRRDGSRGRMLDKERSPDRRYKSDHMLDRDYSPDRRYRDHSPDRRYRSERALDREYSPDRRYRSERTLDRTNSPDLRRRRDSHSPARGHGRDSSFERGRERAPSDPRKYEEPLRRSGSRDRLDRTPSPAAMPIPLPRPARDLEPLEKPLSVLLLKNRPNEEYGLRLGSQLFIKEMTSTGLASRDGNLQEGDIILKINGTVTENLSLSDAGKLIEKSRGKLQLVVQRDKRQVLIRVPPMVDSDSELDDISEIESYRSYSPQDDRRGHHSDLSSHSSNERLRDKPREDPPNRLAKMGAMPTPFRAPDRAAEDTPPLQAEREDPRSETPPAVPPHNVAPKVHAPPKVPLKPSIEDLEVYGPNTVMVQFQKGDSVGLRLAGGNDVGIFIAGVQEDSAAEQEGLRTGDQIMKVNNVDFRGMVREDAVLYLLEVPKGEDVTILAQSKPEVYKDILASGRGDSFYIRTHFEYEKEAPQSLPFSRGEIFKVTDTLYDGKLGNWLAIRSDKDNQLLEKGIIPNKSRAEQMANVQNAARAASGNDRGDFWRLRGQRAAKKKDLRKSREDLSAAPVTTRFPAYERVVLREAGFRRPVVIFGPISDAVNDKLANDLPNEFVVAKTEPKDAGSEKSSGVVRLNTIRQIIEQDRHALLDVTPKAVDTLNYTQWYPIVVFLNPDSKQGVKTMRNRLMPGSSRSARKLYEQAVKLRKTCSHLFTATIDLNSANDAWYGSVKDSIREQQDRAVWVCEGKLDGSEEDLDLHDDRMSYLSAMSADYLSMDSRLTSDYEDTADEGGAYTDNELDETLDEPQPISAISRSSEPVMPDEKPHPEPRARVRSGSREMLNREPSPPPSFVPEPPKVRAQTRTESSRSYDSHSSSTISSDAAGGNKPAPPPVALKPSITRLNHPSEEQSPEVEEEDPANKSFLGKIKAFEKMDHLARAQRMLELQEAENARLEIAQKHPDIYAVPIKLPKPNLNRPQPIGSSSNPDQQTPFRPHYSESKGHEEDEAEYRRQLAEQTKRGYYNPQKYKDTEL